The following DNA comes from Methanomassiliicoccales archaeon LGM-DZ1.
GGATTTTCCTTCTATGGTGTGTGCCAGTTCATCATCGGCGATGGGTATGGTTTCATCATTGATTCTGTTTTCAACCCATGTTTGGAGGTTCTCTACCGATTGTTCAGGGAATGGATCGGTGAATAAATCATCAGGTATATCGGTAGTAGAAACGTCTAGGGTGGTTTGTTTCATCACTATCACATCTATTCGGCATTCGATAGAACTACTACAAGCTATAATATTCTGGCTATATAAATTCAAGAAATCGAAATGGCTCTTAATGATTTTAAAATAGGTGCAAATGATACCTTACGTGTGATTGTTAGAAAGCTTCTAAATGCTTTGGATCCAGACATCGACGATTCGATTATTTCATCATTCATCCGTTCATCCAACGGCGGGGGGTTGTCCAAAGATGCACTTAGGGTTCTCGATGACCTTTGCTCCAATATCAAAAACGGAACTGACCTTGATAAGGAAAAACAAGTCCATGACATAATCATTAAAAATGTCAATTATCGCAATACTGGCAATATGGAAGACCATACTGCCGAAGGATTGTTGAAGAATCATTATGGCGTATGCGATGGGATTTCGAATCTTGCCAACGAGATATTCCGGAGAATCGGCATCAAATCATATCTTGCTACAGGAGATTTATTGAAAAGTGACGGAACTACAGAACCACACGGGTGGAATATAGTGTGTATTTCCGGGATATGGTTCCATTTAGACATAACTTCAGATCTGGGATTAACAAGAAACAAAAACAACCTTCGTTATGATTACTTTAACCTCTCCGATAGTGAAATAGGGGTAGATCACAAGAATATTTCTGCAAACGAAAAATGTCTTTTATCCAACCGCAGTTACTACAGTGGGCCAGAGTATTACTGCCCCACACTCGATGTCTTTGAACAAAGGTGGAAAAAAATAATCGCTTCTGGAAGAAACTCCATTGTTGTAAAATTGCCAGAAACATATGCAAGTGAGGATAAGATTGTAGATGCGATTATTGACCGGGCATTGAAAGTTGCATCTTCTCGCGGAGGATTTTATACTATTCAGTACAGTGTAAATCAGCCTACGGATGTTATAGAAGTTTTTGTCGGATGAATCATCACCCGACAATATGTAGTTTCATATTTTTTCCGGAATCAAAGCCACGATGATTATAGCTACACATGCGCCGATACAACATATATTGCTGACGGTACTGAGTTCACCATACCACAATAATCCCCCACGTAATACGATTCCAGCAATAGCTATGATTGCGGCGATAACCCGTTCATCATCACCAATCAAATAAATTGCCGTCAATCCGGGGCCAAAAATAGCAACAATTATCCAAACTACAAATTCCCATGTGTTGTAATTATGGGCCAAGTATTCCGTGACGGATGCAGCGATCATCAATCCGATTATTGCAATCAATAACCAACCTAAGATTGCACCGTAATCGTGATTCAACGGATTCGGGGGAAGAGAAGTGTTCGTAGGCTGTAAAGGAGTTGGTGGCTGTGGGGCAACATAAGCGTTTCTGAACTGAGCCACGAGTGTTTCATCATTATTGACTGTATGCGTAGCACCCGGTTGTAGTATATTGCCGTTTAAACTCCACCCAGTCAATACCTTCCCCGGCATCGATATTTGAGCATCGGTAGGCAATATGATTGTTCCCCCATGTGCTACCGTCTTACTGGAGAGATTGGTATTACCAAATGTGACTGTATGTCTAACAGTGGTCTTGACAATGGGCGTAGTTTTACTCCTGTATGTTTGTATAGCGGCACAATAAGGGCAGGTGGGCGCACCATTATGTTTCGGCGATCCTTTCCAATATATATGTTCAGGCACTTTTTTACACTGGCATATATCATTGGAATATCTTTCAAGAGCATCAATCCACTCCATCGGGGTGGGCCTATCAGGCTTACCTACGGGTTTGCTGAAAGCACGATCGAATAATTCCATGATGTAGTCAGGGAAATATTTCGGCTCGGGGGTATAGTACTCGTAAGGTTTGCACCCCGGAGAAAACATATACGCATAATTGGTCATGTTGTTCTCGACATCTTCGGGGGGTTTTGATACACCTGCGGGTTTGATCTTATGTCTATCGCTGCTGTAGGGGTGCACGGCATTGAACATCAGCTTGAATATGTGAACCGCCAGTGCGAAATAATCGGTTTGTTTGTCCCACGCAACTTCGAATTGCTTCTGTGCTATGCCTTTAGCTTTATTCGCATTGTATTTTTCTTTTGCCAACTGAAGTTCGGGGGCTACAAATTCAAGAACCCAGACATTGCAGTCGTATTTCTTACCATTTGCACGGAAAACAAATGAATCATTGTCATAGACGCACACACTGCCAGCCTTGGTGCCTGTTTCAAGGAATCCAATGTTTTTAGGATTGAAATCCCCTATGATGTAATTGGCTCTGTGGATATATTCTGTTACGACACACAAATTATATGCAATCTGAAGAAGCATATCCTGTGGGTATGGGTCACCCATCTCGAACCAATATACCTCACCGAATTCAGTATATTTGGGGGACTCTTTCATCACATAGCCCTTGAATACACCGTTTGAGTAGATTACGTCAATTGGCCATGTAAGTTTATCCAGAATCTGCTGAGGTGGATTACTGCACATATACCGCAGTTTCTGTTCCAGTTCCGTACCTTTGGTTTTTAAAACGGAATCGTGATATATCTTGATGGCAAGACCGTTTTGAAGATAGACCGATCCCTCTCCTCCAGTTTTAGGGACTTTTCCATCGGGAACAGTGTATTTACGATTAAGACCGACATACTCCATTAATGGTCGGCCTCCTGCTCTTCGTTACTGTTCGCCATTGGCTTATCCGATTCTTTTTTCGAGTCCTTTTGATTCTTGAATAATGCACCCTTCAATTTACTCAATATTCCTCTTTGTGGAACATCGGATTCACCGTCATCAGAAGAGGTTTTTTCAGAATCCTCCTTGGGTGCAGGATCGTTTTCATCTACTTTATCCTTAGATGGATCGGCATTATCATTTTCCTCAATGCCCGCAGATTTATCGCCCTCGGTTGTACAAGAATCTGTTTTATTCGGCATGAGTGTGGGTTCAGAATTGGAACAATTCGATACGGGTTGGCCGATGTCATCTAAATCACATGTTTCTTTGACCTGTGTTTGAGAGGGTTCAGAACTGTCTTCCGCTTCTCTAGATAAAGATTGCATCTGGGCCTCCGAGGTGTTCTCAACCCACAATTCGTATTTGAATTCGTGATTGGATTGTAATTCATTTGCGGATGTTGAAAATGCCAATGCCATCTGAGACTCCGCCCCATACAGGTTGCTAATCTCATCGATTGCTGTTTGAATTGAATCAATGTGCTTACCGCCGGTCAGACAGTAGTAGATGGTGTCCATCAGTCCATATCCTGTAAGAGCATTTTCTGATACGCTTTCATTGATTAGAGCAGATCTTGTGAATCCCGGAGTTGATTTGAAATTTGAGAGTCCTTGGTAATCAACAATGGTGGATAGGACAGTAGATTCTCCATCCCTTCTAGCAAAAACATGATATTCATCCGTTTGTGGAATCCAACCTACAAAACTCTCGAATCTTGAGCTACCCGAATATTCTCTGCATCTGCTGATCAATGACCGAACTACTGCTACGCGAACATCCAACGTTCTTTTGTATGCAAAGAATTTGGACAATGGGATAGACCCCGTCGGTACTTTGGAAATGAGGGTGAAATAATCGCCATCATCGATTGTGTCAATTATTCTTGAAACCCCATCCTGGATCCAACATTCAATTAAACGTTCTAAATGGAATCCCTGTCTTTCAAGGAGTTCTTTTGGATAAATGGTAGCAACCATATCTCCAGACAATAATTTAATCGAACATCCGTCGGGCAAATCGATTACTTTGTCAACTGCATAGACGTAGTCGGATGATTCAATGAGTTCTTTATCTGGATAGAGTTTAGAATAATTGTAAATCATATTCGCTTTCATTAATTTACGGCGCGGAATCGACTCCGAAAATTGTTCGGATTTCTCCGGAATCGAGTCTTCGAAGAATACAGAAACAACTGTCAGATCATCAACAATCGCACTCCATTCACCACCTACACGTGGGATTTTATCAATTTTTGATGCGATAAATTTCTGCAAGTTCGCGTCAGAGAAAGGGGTTTGAGTCAAATTAGAATTCGAAGAATCGATATCTTCTGCTTTCTCCTCGAAAATACTGTAATCCGAAGAACGCATTTTTTGTCCTATCGTATTGATATCTAGATAATCAGACGCCGTTTCATAATCGAAAGCGGTTACTCTGTTCACAGGATCATAGCGTTCCCAGAATTCCAGATACGAGGGGAATAGGAAATCGTAGAATCCGTCGGTGGCCACTAGTACACTTGAAAAGGTTCCGTTAAACGTTTTGAATTCCCAACGATCGGTACATTTCAACGTATATACTCTGCCTTCGGAATCGTTCTGTTTTCTACTGAGCAGGACATACGTACCATCTGATTTAAGACCGATTGCTCCGCTGTCCCCCGAATTTCCGCAATAGACAGCTTCACGGGTTAAAATCGTGGCACATAGTGTACAATCTTCTGTGGGGATGCCCATCTTCTCGAATTCAATCTTTGTTGCCTCCAGAGCTTCCACAAAAGAATTTTTCAGAAGATCGATTGTGTCGATTTTACCGTAGTTTTCCTTACAATATTCGACACACTTTTCGACAGCGGCCTTTGACGCATGTTCTGAATGTTTCTGCGAACCTACGCCGTCAGCGACGGCCGCTATCGCAACATCATTGGCCAATTGACCATAGTGCGCGCTGTCTTGACAAATCGCTTTATCTCCATCTGCGTCTATGTGATATTGACCGACTTCTGAAATGAGAAAATGCCTCAAAGTAATCCCTCCGTGTTTTACCTGGCCGTTATTTCGGCCAGGTAAATGATTTCAGGTGGAAACGGTAAACATCTTGAATTTCTCTTCGAGCTTCTTTTCGTGATCCATCTGATCTTCGAGCATCTTCTTCGCGTTCTCTGCGGGAAGATTGACTTTTTCATTATCAGTAGGCGTGGACAGGACAGCCATACTTTTTCCCCAGAACTCGAAGAATCTCTCGAAGTTCCAGTCGGGGATGGCCATGGCCATGTCAGTGAATTTCTTGAGTTCGAAATCGTTGTACTGTTCACCCATACCGAGCGCAAGAATGTGGTAGCGACCAGATTCTTCTAGAGCCCTCATTTCCTTAGCAACAGAATCAACAGGTTTGTCATTGTCCGAATACCCGTCGGTCATGAGGATAATCCATGGTTTTTTGGCTCTGATATGGTTGTCATCGTAATGGTGAGAGCGCTCACGAGCCATATCGGAAGCCTTTTTCATAGCATCACGAATGTTTGTGCTACCTCCGACAGCAAGGTTCAAGGGTTCCATCGCACCGATATTGGTCCATGGGACGACGACGTTTACGTTGTGATCGAAAGCAATTACAGCAAGATCCGCGTTCGCAGATACTGCCCTCTTCTCTCTTGCGGCTTCAACGAAATTGTTGAAAGACTCACAGAGAGCCTCGATCTGATTACTCATTGAACCAGAGATATCAAGAACAAATACAGTTCCGAATTTCTGCTGCCCGACAGGGTAGTTCTCTTCTCCTATGTCTGCCATTATTTCACCATCATGTGATTTTAAAGGGTTTGAAAGAGGTTTCCTCAATATGGCCAACAGCCATGCATATGGCTATATGTGTCATAATGATAGTTTAGCGCAGTATTTTCAGAGGAAGTTTGGATCACATTGCTAACTGTTGTACCACCATAGGCAACTGCATCATTCGGAGCGGGGTTTGAACTATCCTCTTCGAATAACCTGTCTTTTACAAAACAGCAGTAAGATACAGAACCCTTGCCAACACTATCATTTCCAATGATGCCGCCAGAATCGCTGTAGCGACCATTACATTTTACATAACATTCGGAACAGCAGTATTGTACAACGAATGTTCCATTTCCGCCTTCAGTCCAGCCAAGAATTCCACCGGCTACAGCACGGTGATTGACAAAGTCGAACCAACCCTCATTACCATACCCGTTGATTGTTCCAGATGCATTACAGTGTGTTACTACCGCAGTTGTTTTTGAACACCCAATGATGCCTCCTACAAAGGTCCACTCCCCATAGACAGCATCGATTGTGTTGTTCCCCTTACAATCTATAATATTGACAGTGTTCTGTGAAACAACTCCAACTATTGATCCTGCACAGGTGCGTATTGAATGCCCTCTTTCATCAGTGGTTTTTATTGTTATGCTGGAGATGCAATTTTGTATAGTGCCCCCGTGTGATATTCCGGCGACCCCTCCCAGACCTAGCCAATAATCGTTGGTGGAGGTGTTAGCTGAAATGTTGATGTTACCGCTGACTCTGATATTATCAATCACGGCTCCGTTTCCGATAACACCGAATAGTCCAACAGCACTTTCTTTATTGATAACAGAAGGAGTGTCAGTGTAAGTGAAAGTTATCTGATTGCCTTCTCCAACCAATGTTCCGATAAATGGGCTATTACTGTTACCAATTGGAACGTAGTTGTACGATAGAGAAATAATCTCAGTGTTTGCTAAAACATACTTTCCTGATAGGTTGTTGTTGATTTTTGTAAAATCAGACGCAGTGTAAATTCTTGTATAACCCGGGTACAGATCCTCGAATACGGGGTAATATTCTGCATCACCTGAAACTAATACAGTTTCGGTCAGAATCTCATTTGAATTCTTCGAGGAAGTCCAACCTTTGAGTTTATATGTAGGGTTATAAATGGAAGTTGGGAAAACAACCGCCCCTCCCTCAGCAAGATTGCTTGTAGAATAAATCTGAGTGCCAGAACTATCTTTGTAGAACTTGATAGTGTGGGTATTGACTGTTGTTTCTTCGTTAAACTTGTTCAGAGCAGCATTAATCTGCTGGTCTGTTAAAATACAGTACTGGCTTTCAGTTGCGTACTTAAAATCGAATGAAGAACCGTAATCAGTTTCAAATACATAATCTCTCAAATTGCTTATATCATATGATATCGCATATTGAACAGGCAGGTCAAGAACATATTTTTGTGTCGACTCGTCATATTTAAAGTTGACAAGTTCAAACACGTATGCTGTGGTGGTGTATGCCCACGCATAATCTTTGCCCCTCTCTGTGGGAATTTTAACAGACTGGCTATATTCAGATGTTTTTGAGAGGTTTTCCGTTATTGACTCTTGATAAGTCGTTGAATCTTCTATAGATTCGATTGCTTTTGTTGTATCCGAATGACTCCATTCGTGGGAATATTGAACACTGATATCAACGAATATTTTGCAAGGAGCACCTGTTCCGATCTCTCCTCCGAGAGAATTAGAATAGCCATCCATATGTTCAGTTTCTGAACCTTTAGTATGCTGGATGGATTTACTAGTGGATGTTTCAAACGAGGACCCTATAGTCTTTGAATCTGAGGCTGTCAATGTTTTTTCGTATCCATCTCCACCAGTGTAGCCAATTACTGCATAGACACAGTTTTTAATTTCAGCTATCTGAAATACCATTGTATTTCCGCTGGTCCCTTTCCAGACAGCGTCAATGTTTGAGTATGTGACAGGGCTTGACGTCGCACTGGAATTGTAATTGGTTAAAATAGCACCAGAGTACGATGCGATATTCGCAGTCTTAGTTGAGTCTGATTCATCAGAATCAATTTGATGATCAAATACGTAATATCCTGCGCTACCGCCTACAACTATCATTACAGCGAGGATGGCTAGTACTTTTGTGTCCATGAGATGCACCTCCTTTTTTTTTCGGAACAGGCGCATCGCATCTCGGTCTTGCGGACGATCGTAATTCACGACCCCCCCCCCCCACATGTTTACGCACGTGAGGGGAGGGCTCGGGTTGAATTACCTGTACAAATCGACGGAAAGGTTTAACGCTATTTTAAACCTCACTTATGCAGATAATTGATAACGAGGTCACAGCAGCGGAAGACCCAGTTTGGATATGAGTTCCCTCTGTTTCCTCGTGACCTCGTTGAGGCGCCACTCGTCGCCCACCAGGGTTATCCTCAGTTTCCTCATGATCTTCATGAACTTGGGGATCCACATCTCGTCCGTTATCCCTGCGGTCTTCATCCTGTCCAGAAGAGTTAGTCTCAGTCTCAGGGAAAGGAAGTTCACCAGGAGCCCTCCTTCGGCGGACTTCTGATCAGATTTCCCTTTGATCCCCATGAACAGGTCCGACTGCAATTGGGAGAAATCGTATTCCACATCGTTCCTCTGCCTGTATTCTATCATGAGTTCCTTCCACGGCAGATCGGATGTCGTAAGAACAGCGAACCTTCCGCATCCGTTCTCCTTGGCCGTTATGGCGTTGCGTTTCCTCCGGATATCGTATCTCCCGTTTGCATCGGATACCTCCAGCAGATTGTATATCTCGATCTGATTCGCAGACAGTTTCTTCGGCAGGAATGCGTCGTACTTCCTATCCGCCAGGAAACTCTCCATCTCGCCGATCCTCCTGTATAAGGTAGAGACCTCCGTCTGCCTGCGGGCGTCGTCCTGGAATACCACGGCCCTTATCGTCCCTTTGTCGGGATCTATGGAGAACTCCCCCTCCTCCAATACAACCCTGGTCTCGTAACCGCGTACAGAACTGCCCGCCAGATAGTCGGTGTTCAGAGGGGATTCGATATCCTTCACACTATCGGATATCAGGAGTTTCAGGATGGAGTTCCTGGCCGGTACGGGGACGGTAAATCCCGCACTGCGTTCCATCATCAGTTCCACGTTGCCCGCGCTGAAGAACCCCCTGTCCATCACCATCTCGAAACCGTCGCAACCCATCCTCTTCAGATCGGCAACGATTATGTCCAGGGTGACCACGTCGGCCACCGAACCGGGATAGGTGCGGTAGCAGAAGGGCAGCCCGTCCTCCATCGAATGCACCATACCGAGATTGAACTGCTTCGAACCTGTGAAACGTGCCTTGCGTCCGGCTTCGGAATACTCCAGACCGTCGGAGTCGGTGCCCATGCACACTATGTCGAAGATCATGCATCCCTTCCCGGGACACAGTTCCGCGAAGAGGTCCTCCCTCCTGCCGGCATCCTCGCCCACGGTCTGCAGGAACCTGCAGACCTCCGACTGTTCGAAGGACCAATCCATGTCCATCAGTTCGCGCAGGTAGGTGTCCTCCACCGTCTCCTCCAGGAGGTCCCCGCTGCCCGGGTCGGTGATTCCCAGTATGGCAAGAGCCAGGAGTCTCTTCGCGTTCCTCGCACCGTAGATCTTGGTCAGCACCTCATCCAGATGCGATTCCCTGGCGAGGTTCCACATGATGTAGTACGGCCCGTAGGACGGACTGCGCACTATGGTCTGCTTCTTCGCGGGCTTCTTCAGCAGATTGCCTTTCTCGTCGCATGGACCGAGATATCTGCGTTTCTGCTTCGAACATTTCTTCACGGGATCCCATTCCGCAGTGACCTCGTAGAGATAGTACCTCGTCCCGGTCTTGGTCTTTTGCTGCTGGATCACGTTGTATGACATCGTTAATAGTGATAACGATGTTTATATAAATACCCTTTGCCGGAATCACATGAGCCAGACAATCAGGATCCTGCCTCGTTATCAAAACTCAGCATAGGTGAGGTTTAAACTGTCTAGAAAATCAATCGTGATACTTTCGGTAATCCGTTATTCTATCCAAAATGTGACAAATACCAGCCAATATGATAACCCACTAAGTTAGCGACCTCTCCCCTACCATTAAATCTCTGATAAGCGCATAATCAATCGCAGAAACGACGGGAATCCTCAAGGAAGTGAAAAACCATGAGGAACAGAACAACCGCCGAAGGTGACGTCTTTATCGCCACCTTCAACGAGAAGAACCGCACCGTATCCGACGACCACCTTACGATGATTTTCTCAGCCGTCGGAGCAAGACACGGCTACGAGGATGTCGGAGCCGAATTTGCAGCCCTCGAAGATTTCAAGGTCAGATGGCAGAGATCCTACGACTGGATCCGCTTCACCGTCTCCGACTACCTCGACAGGGCGCCCGACGACGTACTCGCAAGTCTCGCAGAAGTCCTCTTCACCAAGATCGAGGGCGGGGACAGGGACTACGACGAATGCTTCGTCAAATACATCACATCCCCCGAACTGACGAAAGCCAACAGAAAGGATTTCCTGAAGAGGAAGAGAGATCTCTCCAAGAAGAGCATCGGGACCTACCACGACCTCAACGACTGCGTCAACCGTCTGAGGGACGAAGGTCTCCTCCCCGACGACATGAACTGCGAGCTCCGCTGGCAGGACGGCGGAGGATACAAAGCATCGGGATGTTCCGTCCTCCAGAGGGTGGTCTGGGTCAACAACGTCCTGGACCAGAAGGGCGTACCCGAACACGTTCTCGATTACTCCGTGTACGCCATGATGTGCCATCTGATCGCCGGATTCGACAACCGCGACGAGTTCGAATACCGCAGGCTCCTCTCGTTCTACCCCATGAAGAGGGATGCGGAGGACTGGCTCGAACGCGAGGGGCTGTACATCTGAGACCATGAGACCTATCCGCGGTTCCAACGGGATCCCCGTCGGAAAGGACGGGAAGGTTCCATTCAAAGCAATCGTCAGAAGATTCCATGAGGTTGGCAGCCGCAAGGATGCCGATTCCACGGATTCCGTAGTACTGCCGAGGGAACTCACCCCTTCCCAAATCAGGGAATGGTGGGACGATCCCTCCGTGTGCGACATCGAAGGTGTTGATACCGAGGATTCGGACATCTACTCAGTCCCTATCTCAATCCGCGGGAAGAAAAGAGCGGCACTCTCCAAGATCGCTGTCCTCGCCGACAGGAAGGAGAGCGCACGCATCAAGAAGGTGCTGGCCGACTCCTTCACCGCGGACGAACTGGAACTCATAGCCTCCGGAATCCCTCTGATGGTAACCTCCGAGGAACACCTGAGGGACTGTACCGGATTCTATCTCCGCAGACAGGAAGGGTGCAGCGTCCCCCAGATCGTCCTTGAGAACGGAACCACACCCGACGGCATCGTCCACGAGGCGGTACACCACCTCAGGGCAGTTGACGGGAGGACATCCTTCCCCACCAAGGACGGCGTTCTGGATCCTGAATACCGCAGACTGCCCAAGAGCCGGAAGGACACCATCGTTTCCAAAGAGGAGAAGGAGACCGTCGCCGAGACGGTGGCGAGGACACGCACCGATCCCGTGGAATCCGGATACTACGGCCACGTTCCCGGTTACTCGTCCAGAGGGGCGTATCTGCACGATCAGGATGTGCTGAGTAAATCCAAGGCACTGAAGGGCAAGGCTGCCATCAGAGCCGTGGAGGAGAACTACGAGCGTACCTCGATCTCCAGAGCTATCATCTCCGCCAACAGGAGGAAGAAACGGTGAGGAGAAGGGAACGCATCGAGGAGGACCCGACAGGGATACCTCAGGCCGTACGCGATTTCAACGGTCACGAAGGACCGGCAAGAATCTTCTACAACCGCAATTCCCGGACCTTCTTTGTGCGCACCTATCCCTTCGGCGGGGACAGGTGGTGGGGCGAGATGACGAACGGACTGGATGTCGTGGAGCTCTACCGCAAGACCTCCTGCTACCCCGATGTGAAGGTCACCGCCGAGGAACTGAGGATGATGGAATCGGAGATCGGACCGTATTCGGTGTGGTAACATGGCCTATACCGATGACGAGAAAGAGAAGATGGACTGGGCGGGACTCCTGCTGTCCGGGGCTTCCCTGGCAGTCGGTATCGTCGCTTTATGTCTCAACGAGAAAGGTGAAAACATGACAGAGAAAGAGACGCCGCAGATGCAATACAAGGTTGCGAAGCAGGCGAGGAAGGACGCCTCCAAACAGAGGAAGGCGGCCAAGATGAAGGCTAGAGCCAGCAAGACCCAGAAGCAGACCCAGATAAGGGAGTATGCAGGGGGCATCGGCTACGACGGACCGATCATCCTCCTGAATGAGAGGGAGTACGGGCTCGTACCCCTGGAGAACAGGAAGATCGTGAAGGAGAGGGAGACGCTGCCGCTGCCCTCCAAGTCCCCTCCCGGCACATGGGTGGCCATGGAGATCAATTCCAGGAATGGAAAGGACAGGCAGGCAATAGTCTGCGGAAGCAGGGAAGAGGCGAAAGCGAAAGCCCTGAGGATGAAGAATGCTCACCGCCCCGGTTCCCAGCAGTCGAAGGATTGCAGGCAGGGGTACGCGAGGGTGGACACGTCCCGGTCCATCGACGTGAAGAGCTGGTTCGAAGGAAACGAAGGGACACTGTACAGAGTGTGATAACATGGAGTTTTTCAAACTGATGAAGAAGAGAGAGGTAGTCTCTCAGAACAAGAGCAAAGAGGTCGCGTACGTACGCAGGGGTACCGACTACGTTGAGACGCTGGGGAGCGGTTCCGCCTCCAGGAAGAAGATCGCTACCGTTTGGGTGGCAACGAAAGACGGAAGGAGATACGAGATCCCCGTGGACCCCAAGACCGGAAGGGTCCCCGAGGAGTATCTTTTCTCCAGGTTCCTTTCGGTCCACCAGGGTTCCAGGAACGGAAAGGAGAGGAACGTCCTCATCGACATCGGGAAGGATGCCGAGACCCTTCACGACATCCCCGCAGGAGGTTTCACTCCCCAGCAGCTCATCGAGACCGGATGGTGGCAGGGTGTGAACGAGAGCGATATCGTCGGCATCGACGATACGGGTGCATTGGCATTCGCAAGGGAGCTTGAGGAAGCATCCAAATCCGCACAGGCACAGGGCAGGAAGATGGTCTTCCTCATGCCCGAGGACTCCGCGCAGAGGGCGAGATCGATCCTTGCCAAGGATTTCAACGCCTCCGAACTCAAGAGGGCAGTGAGGAACGGCGGGATCATCATCAAGGAGGGAAACCCCGGAAGAGGAGCCGCCGGATGCTACGTCTCAAGACAGGAGACATCCTCTCTCAAGACCCCCGTCATCATCCTCGGCAAGGACTGGAACGAGGAGACGCTGGTGCATGAATTCACCCACCATCTCAGGCACGTGGACGAGACCAGAGGCGGGCTTACCAGAACGCCCCTGAAGCTCAACGCCGCAGGGGAGAGGGTGAGCATGAGGGATTACAGCCAGAGGGAGTTCAACTCCGCGATCAATCTGGAGGAAGCGGCGACAGTCGCAGAATCCCTCGTCAGGATCCAGGAACCTTCCAGCGGAGCCAACGGTTACTACGCTGCCACCAAGGTCCACGGCGACACCCCCTACGACAGGTACAAACACGACAGGAAGACCCTCGCACCCGAGAAGCCCATGAGAGGCAGGAAAGCGGAAAGGCAGGTCACAGGGAAGTTCGAGGACACCTCGATCTCCCACCTCGGTTACTACAGGCCGGGAAGCAACGCCGCCAACTACTACGCCGA
Coding sequences within:
- a CDS encoding protein phosphatase 2C domain-containing protein: MRHFLISEVGQYHIDADGDKAICQDSAHYGQLANDVAIAAVADGVGSQKHSEHASKAAVEKCVEYCKENYGKIDTIDLLKNSFVEALEATKIEFEKMGIPTEDCTLCATILTREAVYCGNSGDSGAIGLKSDGTYVLLSRKQNDSEGRVYTLKCTDRWEFKTFNGTFSSVLVATDGFYDFLFPSYLEFWERYDPVNRVTAFDYETASDYLDINTIGQKMRSSDYSIFEEKAEDIDSSNSNLTQTPFSDANLQKFIASKIDKIPRVGGEWSAIVDDLTVVSVFFEDSIPEKSEQFSESIPRRKLMKANMIYNYSKLYPDKELIESSDYVYAVDKVIDLPDGCSIKLLSGDMVATIYPKELLERQGFHLERLIECWIQDGVSRIIDTIDDGDYFTLISKVPTGSIPLSKFFAYKRTLDVRVAVVRSLISRCREYSGSSRFESFVGWIPQTDEYHVFARRDGESTVLSTIVDYQGLSNFKSTPGFTRSALINESVSENALTGYGLMDTIYYCLTGGKHIDSIQTAIDEISNLYGAESQMALAFSTSANELQSNHEFKYELWVENTSEAQMQSLSREAEDSSEPSQTQVKETCDLDDIGQPVSNCSNSEPTLMPNKTDSCTTEGDKSAGIEENDNADPSKDKVDENDPAPKEDSEKTSSDDGESDVPQRGILSKLKGALFKNQKDSKKESDKPMANSNEEQEADH
- a CDS encoding VWA domain-containing protein, which encodes MADIGEENYPVGQQKFGTVFVLDISGSMSNQIEALCESFNNFVEAAREKRAVSANADLAVIAFDHNVNVVVPWTNIGAMEPLNLAVGGSTNIRDAMKKASDMARERSHHYDDNHIRAKKPWIILMTDGYSDNDKPVDSVAKEMRALEESGRYHILALGMGEQYNDFELKKFTDMAMAIPDWNFERFFEFWGKSMAVLSTPTDNEKVNLPAENAKKMLEDQMDHEKKLEEKFKMFTVST
- a CDS encoding transposase — its product is MSYNVIQQQKTKTGTRYYLYEVTAEWDPVKKCSKQKRRYLGPCDEKGNLLKKPAKKQTIVRSPSYGPYYIMWNLARESHLDEVLTKIYGARNAKRLLALAILGITDPGSGDLLEETVEDTYLRELMDMDWSFEQSEVCRFLQTVGEDAGRREDLFAELCPGKGCMIFDIVCMGTDSDGLEYSEAGRKARFTGSKQFNLGMVHSMEDGLPFCYRTYPGSVADVVTLDIIVADLKRMGCDGFEMVMDRGFFSAGNVELMMERSAGFTVPVPARNSILKLLISDSVKDIESPLNTDYLAGSSVRGYETRVVLEEGEFSIDPDKGTIRAVVFQDDARRQTEVSTLYRRIGEMESFLADRKYDAFLPKKLSANQIEIYNLLEVSDANGRYDIRRKRNAITAKENGCGRFAVLTTSDLPWKELMIEYRQRNDVEYDFSQLQSDLFMGIKGKSDQKSAEGGLLVNFLSLRLRLTLLDRMKTAGITDEMWIPKFMKIMRKLRITLVGDEWRLNEVTRKQRELISKLGLPLL
- a CDS encoding transglutaminase-like domain-containing protein, whose product is MALNDFKIGANDTLRVIVRKLLNALDPDIDDSIISSFIRSSNGGGLSKDALRVLDDLCSNIKNGTDLDKEKQVHDIIIKNVNYRNTGNMEDHTAEGLLKNHYGVCDGISNLANEIFRRIGIKSYLATGDLLKSDGTTEPHGWNIVCISGIWFHLDITSDLGLTRNKNNLRYDYFNLSDSEIGVDHKNISANEKCLLSNRSYYSGPEYYCPTLDVFEQRWKKIIASGRNSIVVKLPETYASEDKIVDAIIDRALKVASSRGGFYTIQYSVNQPTDVIEVFVG